The Luteolibacter arcticus genome has a window encoding:
- a CDS encoding M48 family metallopeptidase: MSIEPHQIVVSGIPVKIERKRIKNLHLGVYPPDGRVRVAAPLAVGDEAVRLAIIGRLGWIKRQRAAFGGQERQSPRQMVGGESHYFLGRRLRLRVIPEDASPRIALKGRTILELRIRPDAGQEERQKVLNAWYRARLRERLPAILAQWQSVLGVQASDWGIKRMKTKWGSCNPVARRIWLNLELAKKPEICLHYLVCHELAHLIEPSHNDRFVAVMDRAMPQWRTHRKTLNTSPLAHETWEY; encoded by the coding sequence ATGAGTATTGAGCCCCACCAGATCGTCGTCAGCGGCATCCCGGTGAAGATCGAGCGCAAGCGGATCAAGAACCTGCATCTGGGGGTCTATCCACCGGACGGCCGGGTCCGTGTGGCCGCGCCGCTGGCCGTGGGCGACGAGGCGGTCCGTCTGGCGATCATCGGCCGCCTGGGGTGGATCAAGCGGCAGCGCGCGGCCTTCGGAGGGCAGGAACGGCAATCGCCGCGCCAGATGGTCGGCGGGGAGTCGCATTATTTCCTCGGTCGCCGGCTGCGGCTGCGGGTCATCCCCGAGGACGCCTCACCCCGGATTGCCCTCAAGGGGCGGACGATCCTGGAACTCCGGATCCGCCCCGACGCAGGGCAGGAAGAGCGACAGAAGGTGCTCAACGCGTGGTATCGTGCCCGGCTCCGGGAGCGACTGCCGGCGATCCTCGCTCAATGGCAGTCGGTGCTTGGCGTCCAGGCGAGTGACTGGGGCATCAAGCGGATGAAGACCAAGTGGGGTTCCTGCAACCCGGTCGCCCGCCGCATCTGGCTCAATCTTGAGCTGGCGAAGAAGCCGGAGATTTGCCTGCACTACCTCGTCTGCCACGAGCTGGCCCACCTGATCGAGCCGAGCCACAACGACCGCTTCGTCGCCGTGATGGACCGGGCCATGCCGCAGTGGCGGACCCACCGGAAGACGCTCAACACGTCGCCCCTGGCGCACGAGACGTGGGAGTATTGA
- a CDS encoding TraB/GumN family protein translates to MLWTIDGTPHRILGSIHVLPRDVEMPEWVSRAHDGVGRIVLEADATATDKFLEVGIDRSGAHLNFPGSRALYQQAAEILAAAGTAIPFDGMRPWRAALFVAFRLQSAALGISPEKGVEHALRQIVAQRELRIAFLEEPSRAFDIFDSTVEADGGTALMERLVRDPGLAERELVRTITAWLRSDLTDLAAIQAERISQFPRVFEPLFNGRNLEWLPKVMDMVRDETPTLFAVGAIHTVGPASLLAHLQRNGIPCTLQTSNG, encoded by the coding sequence ATGCTCTGGACCATAGACGGCACACCTCACCGGATACTCGGCTCGATCCACGTCCTGCCTCGGGATGTGGAGATGCCGGAATGGGTTTCGCGGGCACACGATGGTGTCGGGAGGATTGTGTTGGAGGCCGACGCGACCGCGACCGACAAGTTTCTGGAGGTCGGGATTGATCGGTCCGGGGCGCACCTTAACTTTCCTGGTTCGCGGGCTCTTTATCAACAGGCGGCCGAGATCCTTGCTGCTGCGGGCACGGCCATTCCATTTGACGGAATGCGCCCGTGGCGAGCCGCGCTTTTTGTGGCCTTTCGGCTACAGTCGGCGGCGCTGGGGATTTCGCCAGAGAAGGGAGTGGAGCATGCTCTTCGGCAGATTGTGGCACAGCGCGAGTTGCGGATTGCATTTCTCGAGGAGCCGTCACGAGCGTTCGATATTTTTGACTCAACTGTAGAGGCGGACGGCGGCACAGCTTTGATGGAGCGCCTCGTCAGAGACCCGGGCCTGGCCGAAAGAGAGCTGGTTCGGACCATTACAGCGTGGCTCCGCTCCGACCTCACCGACCTTGCCGCCATCCAAGCCGAGCGGATCAGCCAATTCCCGAGGGTCTTTGAGCCCCTCTTCAATGGCCGGAATCTTGAGTGGCTGCCCAAGGTCATGGACATGGTCCGCGATGAGACCCCAACACTTTTCGCTGTCGGTGCGATCCACACCGTCGGCCCCGCAAGCTTGCTCGCTCACCTCCAACGGAACGGCATCCCATGCACCTTGCAAACTTCCAACGGCTAA
- a CDS encoding DUF3592 domain-containing protein has product MPQRSTGSRVYLSIIGLMLAVIGGIFSWLMWRSFQRAREVDHWPQVPCVILRSEVEERQIDPNGRLEYHLGLLYGYHWEGVPRESDLLKLRGSPWVGKEEAVKIFIERYPEGSQHPCRVNPAKPEIAVLEPESKAPGYSLWFPLLFVVGGIGIVVGAWRR; this is encoded by the coding sequence ATGCCGCAGCGCTCCACGGGTTCCCGCGTTTACCTCTCGATCATCGGGCTGATGCTCGCGGTCATCGGCGGGATCTTTTCGTGGCTGATGTGGCGGAGCTTCCAGCGCGCGAGAGAGGTGGACCATTGGCCGCAGGTGCCGTGCGTGATCCTGCGCTCGGAGGTGGAGGAGCGGCAGATCGATCCGAATGGCCGGCTGGAGTATCACCTGGGGCTGCTCTATGGGTACCATTGGGAGGGCGTCCCACGGGAGAGCGATCTGCTGAAGCTGCGTGGCAGCCCGTGGGTCGGGAAGGAGGAGGCGGTGAAGATTTTCATCGAGCGCTATCCGGAGGGTTCGCAGCACCCATGCCGCGTGAATCCCGCCAAGCCGGAAATCGCGGTGCTGGAGCCGGAGTCGAAGGCGCCGGGGTATTCGCTGTGGTTCCCCTTGCTGTTTGTGGTCGGGGGAATCGGGATCGTTGTCGGGGCGTGGCGGAGGTGA
- a CDS encoding type II toxin-antitoxin system MqsA family antitoxin has translation MKTKKKRPPVPEGIPCFECEGGTLLPVLRDHRTEHPKLGVVTIPDVPMLSCESCGSTVIGDEGNRRIDAFLDKALNAISPEEIQAFLEKYGLTQKRASEITGLGEKNISRWLGGRSRPSESVSNFLRILLAEESAFERLTRMNSPAVTPHTPAAVGKQAAEEEKTILKCVDYPALERIGVVAPTRSPAARQAEMCRLLGVPNLRSFRDKASEMQLAMAAFKDTNQHSNPVSGAIWIDLGCQVARTIDVKPYDREKLVAAARRLRGLTNRPLAGVIPEVQQILADAGVALVFMPLMKHSAFRGCTRLLDPGKAVIIHSLKYRNLSQFWLILFHEIAHLVLHIHDVGDVFAEYDDQAADPRETEADEWARDTLVHRDVLMTFRAHHGKPDVSQLKKFADELGVHPAIAAEVFNRRAESEVINYALLRAKGLFPNLSEKDAEKLWQESGKAITV, from the coding sequence ATGAAAACGAAAAAGAAGCGCCCGCCGGTGCCCGAGGGCATCCCCTGCTTCGAGTGTGAAGGAGGAACGCTCCTGCCCGTGCTCCGCGACCACAGGACGGAGCACCCCAAGCTCGGCGTCGTCACGATCCCGGATGTGCCGATGCTGAGCTGCGAGTCCTGCGGCTCCACGGTGATCGGCGACGAAGGCAACCGCCGGATCGACGCCTTCCTCGACAAGGCGCTCAACGCCATTTCGCCCGAGGAGATCCAGGCCTTCCTCGAAAAGTACGGGCTCACCCAGAAGCGTGCGTCGGAGATCACCGGGCTGGGGGAGAAGAACATCTCGCGGTGGCTGGGCGGCCGGTCGCGGCCGTCGGAGTCGGTCAGCAATTTCCTGCGGATCCTGCTGGCGGAGGAGAGTGCTTTCGAGCGGCTCACCCGGATGAACTCTCCCGCGGTCACTCCACACACGCCGGCGGCCGTAGGAAAACAGGCTGCCGAGGAGGAGAAGACGATCCTGAAATGCGTCGATTACCCGGCGCTGGAGAGGATCGGTGTGGTGGCACCGACCCGGAGTCCGGCCGCGCGGCAGGCCGAAATGTGCCGGCTGCTGGGCGTCCCGAACCTGAGGAGCTTCCGGGACAAGGCTTCCGAAATGCAGTTGGCCATGGCCGCCTTCAAGGACACCAACCAGCACTCCAATCCGGTCAGTGGAGCGATTTGGATCGATCTCGGGTGCCAGGTGGCACGGACGATCGACGTGAAGCCCTACGACCGCGAGAAGCTCGTGGCGGCGGCCCGCCGCTTGCGCGGGCTGACGAACCGTCCCCTCGCCGGGGTGATCCCCGAGGTGCAGCAGATCCTTGCCGACGCCGGCGTCGCCCTCGTCTTCATGCCCTTGATGAAGCACTCAGCCTTCCGCGGATGCACGCGGCTGCTGGACCCGGGGAAAGCCGTCATAATCCACAGCCTCAAGTACCGGAACCTCTCGCAATTCTGGCTGATCCTGTTCCACGAGATCGCTCACCTGGTGCTACACATCCACGATGTCGGGGACGTTTTCGCGGAGTACGACGACCAGGCCGCCGATCCCCGGGAAACCGAAGCCGACGAGTGGGCCAGGGATACCCTCGTGCACCGGGACGTCCTGATGACCTTCCGCGCCCACCACGGGAAACCGGATGTGTCACAGCTCAAAAAGTTCGCGGATGAGCTGGGCGTGCATCCGGCAATCGCCGCCGAGGTTTTCAACCGGCGGGCGGAGAGTGAGGTCATCAACTACGCCCTTCTCCGGGCTAAAGGTCTGTTTCCAAATCTGTCGGAGAAGGACGCCGAGAAGCTCTGGCAGGAGTCCGGGAAGGCGATCACGGTCTGA
- a CDS encoding right-handed parallel beta-helix repeat-containing protein: MRFLLPLLLATAAHAATWYVAPAGDDQARGDRPHPFATVQRAQTAAAPGDTVILRGGTYAMEESMIARRQRIWAYVTLLNKSGTPGKPITYRAEKGEKPIFDFSAVKPAGLRVHAFQVDGSHLVLEGFAVTGVQVTATHHTQSICFSNTGSHNRYERLQMHDGMGIGFYLSGGANNLVVNCDAWNNYDSVSEGGRGGNVDGFGCHPGRRDTGNVFRGCRAWLNSDDGFDCISAWESIRFENCWAFDNGKSPEGKSLGDGNGFKIGGFGLEAVRGLPRQIPRHSVIRCVAASNKSSGFYANHHPGGGDWIHNSSYKNRANFNFLGRDFTQGRDVPGSGHHIRNNLGFGSRNEVQNLNREGSQLAGNLFGEGEGVTAKDFVSLDVKLLITPRQGDGSLPETAFMRPVAKGKMVDAGEKGSEPFTGRAPDAGAFEYNDDRRAAGILRTEKRVIR; encoded by the coding sequence ATGAGATTCCTGCTTCCACTGCTCCTCGCCACTGCGGCCCACGCGGCGACCTGGTATGTCGCGCCCGCGGGCGATGACCAGGCCCGCGGCGACCGGCCGCACCCCTTCGCCACCGTCCAGCGTGCCCAGACGGCGGCAGCTCCCGGCGACACGGTCATCCTGCGCGGCGGGACCTATGCGATGGAGGAGTCGATGATCGCCCGCCGCCAGCGGATCTGGGCCTACGTGACCCTGCTGAATAAAAGCGGCACGCCGGGCAAGCCGATCACCTACCGCGCCGAGAAAGGCGAAAAGCCCATCTTCGACTTCTCCGCGGTGAAGCCGGCCGGCCTGCGCGTCCATGCCTTCCAGGTGGATGGCTCGCACCTCGTGCTCGAGGGCTTCGCGGTCACCGGTGTGCAGGTCACCGCAACTCATCACACGCAATCGATCTGCTTCTCCAATACGGGCAGCCACAACCGCTACGAGCGCCTGCAGATGCACGATGGGATGGGCATCGGCTTCTACCTTTCCGGCGGTGCCAACAATCTCGTGGTGAATTGCGATGCCTGGAACAACTACGACTCCGTATCCGAAGGCGGGCGCGGCGGGAATGTCGATGGCTTCGGCTGCCATCCCGGCCGCCGCGACACCGGCAATGTCTTCCGCGGGTGCCGGGCGTGGCTGAATTCCGACGATGGCTTCGACTGCATCTCGGCGTGGGAAAGCATCCGCTTTGAGAACTGCTGGGCCTTCGACAATGGCAAGTCGCCCGAAGGCAAGAGCCTCGGTGATGGCAATGGCTTCAAGATCGGCGGCTTCGGGCTGGAGGCCGTGCGCGGGCTGCCACGGCAGATCCCACGGCACTCGGTGATCCGTTGCGTCGCCGCATCTAACAAATCGAGCGGCTTTTACGCGAACCACCATCCCGGCGGCGGCGACTGGATCCACAACAGCTCCTACAAGAACCGCGCGAACTTCAATTTCCTCGGGCGCGACTTCACCCAAGGTCGCGATGTTCCCGGCAGCGGCCACCACATTCGCAACAATCTCGGCTTCGGTAGTCGCAATGAGGTGCAGAACCTGAACCGCGAGGGCAGCCAGCTTGCGGGCAATCTCTTCGGCGAAGGCGAAGGAGTTACCGCGAAGGACTTCGTTTCGCTCGATGTGAAGCTTCTCATCACGCCGCGCCAAGGTGATGGATCACTGCCAGAGACCGCCTTCATGCGTCCCGTCGCGAAGGGCAAGATGGTGGATGCCGGCGAGAAAGGCAGCGAGCCCTTCACCGGCCGCGCCCCCGATGCCGGTGCGTTCGAATACAACGACGACCGCCGCGCCGCCGGGATCCTCCGGACAGAGAAGCGGGTGATCCGGTGA
- a CDS encoding helix-turn-helix transcriptional regulator, giving the protein MRKLRKQAGIGQDDLAGRCARLGFDVSRSTISHIETGVRGVSDLEMVILSKALRCDLDALVPAKLPRWRKDQRSPKLDSDREAG; this is encoded by the coding sequence GTGCGGAAGCTCCGCAAACAGGCAGGGATCGGCCAGGATGACCTGGCGGGACGTTGCGCCCGACTCGGCTTCGACGTCAGCCGCTCGACCATCTCGCACATCGAGACCGGCGTACGTGGGGTCTCGGATTTGGAAATGGTGATCCTGTCTAAAGCACTGCGCTGCGACCTCGACGCGTTGGTTCCAGCGAAGCTGCCCCGCTGGAGGAAGGACCAGCGGTCACCGAAGTTGGATAGCGACCGGGAAGCCGGCTGA
- a CDS encoding GYF domain-containing protein, whose amino-acid sequence MNWYYCNDGSNVVGPLPGEAIDALRRCGTINDDTPLVAEGSTDWKTFGETFKRESSSVRKDVPDLSRARPDRGMETIPATLARVAGNIDLGAFLNWAGSRKKALGIALVGLLLASALGSKIHSKIERERAGREFRERAAERRNDSNSLTFTADTCSRCSGTGVVKNTFVPPRSSEWVDPDSCRGCNGEGTFVTRSGHSAVCQDCGGRGVNPTRKCHDCGGTGRIAR is encoded by the coding sequence ATGAACTGGTACTACTGCAACGACGGATCAAACGTGGTCGGTCCGCTCCCCGGAGAGGCGATTGATGCCCTGCGCCGCTGCGGCACGATCAACGACGATACCCCCTTGGTGGCCGAGGGCTCGACGGACTGGAAGACCTTCGGGGAAACTTTCAAAAGGGAGTCATCCAGCGTTAGGAAGGACGTTCCGGATCTCAGCCGGGCGCGCCCGGACCGAGGGATGGAAACCATCCCGGCTACCTTGGCGAGGGTGGCGGGCAACATTGATCTCGGTGCTTTTCTGAATTGGGCCGGTTCACGCAAGAAGGCATTGGGCATCGCGCTCGTGGGCCTCCTCCTCGCGTCCGCACTCGGGAGCAAGATCCACTCGAAGATCGAGCGGGAGCGCGCCGGGCGAGAGTTCCGCGAGCGGGCAGCCGAGCGCCGCAATGACTCCAACTCGCTCACGTTTACCGCGGACACGTGCAGCCGTTGTTCCGGCACCGGTGTCGTGAAGAATACCTTCGTTCCACCTCGCTCATCCGAGTGGGTGGATCCGGATAGCTGCCGAGGCTGCAACGGCGAAGGCACATTCGTCACGCGGTCTGGTCATTCCGCGGTGTGTCAGGACTGTGGCGGCCGTGGCGTAAACCCAACCAGGAAATGCCACGACTGCGGGGGCACAGGACGGATCGCCCGTTGA
- a CDS encoding type I restriction endonuclease subunit R has product MSDIGQKEIETQKRVIAKLSKLGWTYAGNWRQRPGNRNIEAGMLREFLEGRGVPEKLIIGAGHQLDQAAYHTGRSLYDRNRAVYDLLRYGVKVKPDAGEANQTVWLIDWVNPRNNHFAIFEEVTVAAPNPKAFDKRPDVVMYVNGIALGVLELKRSSVSVSNGIRQSRDSQKKEFIEPFFSTVQLVMAGNDSEGLRYGTIQTTEKYFLTWKEDGEEDNPLDRALGQLCTPERFLELIHNFVVFDAGIKKLCRHNQYFGVRAAQARIALRTGGIIWHTQGSGKSLTMVWLAKWILENRTDSRVLIVTDRTELDDQIEKVFKGVNEKIRRTRSGTDLIAVLNDTGPSLICSLIHKFGGKSSDDEAEGDIQGYIEELKKSLPPGFHAKGDLHVFVDECHRTQSGKLHEAMKILLPGAIFIGFTGTPLLKADKGTSVETFGSYIHTYKYDEAVADGVVLDLRYEARDIDQRLGSQEKIDQWFEAKTSGLTDLAKAQLKQRWGTLREVLSCKDRLEKIVADIVMDMAERPRLMDGHGNAMLVSDSIRSACGFYELLEKTELKGKCAIVTSYKPSPNDIKGEDSGEGLTEKLRQYEIYRRMLAEWFDEPEERAMYRVEEFEKEVKEKFIEEPGQLKLLIVVDKLLTGFDAPSATYLYIDKKMQDHGLFQAICRVNRLDGEDKEYGYIIDYRDLFNSIKDAVKDYTSGALEGYDKEDVSGLLKDRLGKAKERMEESREVVKALCEPVPPPCDEEAHLRYFCGDGSGPVALKNTEPARLALYKSVAALLRAYANIANELAEAGYPASEIAVIRAEVIRFEGLRDAVKIKSGDYIDLKRFEPAMRHLIDTYVRAEDSSKISALDEFSLVDLILKRGIDEAVEELPAGLRKKQGAVAETIENNVRKLIIDETPVNPKYYERMSELLDALIVLRKQQAIEYREYLRQIEKLVTDASNPSGAGGYPKAVATSAQRALFDNLGRDEDLALAVDAAVRVNRQDGFRENPVKRRKVRLAIEGVLKDFGRLADPAAKPVVGGIHEDGAEASPAGRAEIEQLVELVCRQHEY; this is encoded by the coding sequence ATGAGCGACATCGGCCAAAAGGAGATCGAGACCCAGAAGCGGGTGATCGCGAAGCTCAGCAAGCTGGGCTGGACCTACGCCGGGAACTGGCGGCAGCGGCCAGGCAACCGGAACATTGAGGCCGGGATGCTGCGGGAGTTCTTGGAAGGTAGAGGAGTGCCGGAGAAGCTCATCATCGGTGCCGGTCACCAACTCGACCAGGCGGCGTACCACACGGGGCGCAGCCTCTACGACCGCAACCGCGCCGTCTACGACCTGCTCCGCTACGGGGTGAAAGTGAAGCCGGACGCCGGCGAGGCGAACCAGACGGTATGGTTGATCGACTGGGTCAACCCGCGGAACAACCACTTCGCCATCTTCGAGGAGGTGACGGTGGCCGCACCGAATCCGAAGGCCTTCGACAAGCGGCCGGACGTGGTGATGTACGTCAACGGTATCGCCCTCGGCGTGCTGGAGCTGAAGCGTTCGTCCGTCTCGGTCAGCAACGGCATTCGCCAGAGCAGGGACAGCCAGAAGAAGGAGTTCATTGAGCCCTTTTTCTCCACGGTGCAACTCGTGATGGCCGGCAATGACAGCGAGGGGCTGCGCTACGGTACCATCCAGACCACGGAGAAGTATTTCCTGACCTGGAAGGAGGACGGTGAGGAGGACAACCCGCTCGACCGGGCTCTCGGCCAACTCTGCACGCCGGAGCGCTTCCTGGAGCTGATCCACAACTTCGTGGTCTTCGACGCGGGGATCAAAAAGCTCTGCCGTCACAACCAGTATTTCGGCGTGCGCGCCGCACAGGCCCGGATCGCCCTGCGCACGGGAGGGATCATCTGGCACACCCAGGGCTCCGGCAAAAGTCTGACCATGGTCTGGCTGGCCAAGTGGATCCTGGAGAACCGGACGGACTCCCGGGTGCTCATCGTCACCGATCGGACCGAACTGGACGATCAGATCGAGAAGGTCTTCAAGGGGGTCAACGAGAAGATCCGCCGCACCCGCAGCGGCACGGACCTGATCGCCGTGCTGAACGACACCGGCCCGTCGCTGATTTGTTCCCTCATCCACAAGTTCGGAGGAAAGAGCAGCGACGATGAGGCGGAGGGGGACATCCAGGGCTACATCGAGGAACTCAAGAAGTCGCTGCCGCCGGGCTTCCATGCAAAAGGGGACCTCCACGTGTTCGTGGACGAGTGCCACCGCACCCAGTCCGGCAAGCTGCACGAGGCGATGAAGATTCTCCTGCCCGGTGCGATCTTCATCGGCTTCACCGGCACGCCACTGCTGAAGGCGGACAAGGGGACGAGCGTTGAGACTTTCGGCTCCTACATCCACACGTACAAGTACGACGAGGCGGTGGCGGACGGGGTGGTGCTGGACTTGCGCTACGAGGCCCGGGACATCGACCAGCGGCTGGGCTCCCAGGAGAAAATCGACCAGTGGTTCGAGGCCAAGACCAGCGGCCTTACCGACTTGGCCAAGGCGCAGCTCAAGCAGCGCTGGGGAACCCTGCGCGAGGTGCTCAGCTGCAAGGACCGGCTGGAGAAGATCGTGGCCGACATCGTCATGGACATGGCGGAACGGCCGCGCCTGATGGACGGTCACGGCAACGCCATGCTGGTGTCGGACAGCATCCGCAGTGCCTGCGGCTTCTACGAGCTGCTGGAGAAGACCGAGCTGAAGGGCAAGTGCGCGATTGTCACCTCCTACAAACCCTCGCCGAACGACATCAAGGGCGAGGACAGCGGCGAAGGCCTGACCGAGAAGCTGCGGCAGTATGAGATCTACCGCCGGATGCTGGCGGAGTGGTTCGACGAGCCGGAGGAGCGCGCGATGTACCGCGTCGAGGAATTCGAGAAGGAGGTGAAGGAGAAGTTCATCGAGGAGCCCGGGCAGCTGAAGCTGCTGATCGTCGTGGACAAGCTGCTGACCGGCTTCGACGCGCCGTCGGCCACCTACCTCTACATCGACAAAAAGATGCAGGACCATGGCCTGTTCCAGGCGATCTGCCGGGTGAACCGGCTGGACGGCGAGGACAAGGAATACGGCTACATCATCGACTACCGCGACCTTTTCAACAGCATCAAGGATGCGGTGAAGGACTACACGTCCGGCGCATTGGAGGGCTACGACAAGGAGGACGTCAGCGGCCTCCTCAAGGACCGTCTGGGTAAGGCCAAAGAACGTATGGAGGAGTCCCGGGAGGTCGTGAAGGCCCTCTGCGAGCCGGTGCCGCCGCCCTGCGACGAGGAAGCACATCTCCGCTACTTCTGTGGCGACGGTTCGGGCCCGGTGGCGCTCAAGAACACGGAGCCCGCCCGCCTGGCACTCTACAAGTCGGTGGCTGCCCTGCTCCGCGCCTACGCCAACATCGCCAACGAGCTGGCCGAGGCCGGGTACCCGGCTTCCGAAATTGCCGTGATCCGGGCGGAGGTGATCCGATTTGAAGGCCTGCGGGACGCGGTCAAGATCAAGAGCGGCGACTACATCGACCTGAAGCGCTTCGAGCCGGCGATGCGGCACCTTATCGACACGTACGTCCGCGCGGAGGACAGCTCCAAGATCTCAGCGCTCGACGAGTTTTCGCTGGTCGACCTGATCCTCAAGCGCGGGATCGACGAGGCTGTGGAGGAGCTGCCGGCGGGACTTCGCAAGAAGCAGGGGGCGGTCGCGGAAACCATCGAGAACAACGTGCGCAAGCTGATCATCGACGAGACTCCGGTGAACCCGAAGTACTACGAGCGGATGTCGGAGTTGCTCGACGCCCTTATCGTCCTGCGCAAGCAGCAGGCGATCGAGTACCGGGAATACCTGCGCCAGATCGAGAAGCTGGTGACAGACGCCAGCAATCCATCCGGGGCGGGTGGCTATCCCAAGGCCGTGGCGACCTCTGCCCAGCGCGCGCTCTTCGACAATCTCGGCCGCGACGAGGACCTCGCGCTGGCGGTCGATGCCGCGGTGCGGGTCAACCGTCAGGACGGCTTCCGCGAGAACCCGGTCAAACGCCGCAAGGTCCGGCTGGCGATCGAGGGGGTGTTGAAGGACTTCGGGCGGCTGGCTGATCCCGCCGCGAAGCCGGTCGTGGGCGGCATCCACGAGGATGGGGCCGAAGCGAGCCCTGCCGGCCGGGCGGAGATCGAGCAACTGGTCGAACTGGTCTGCCGTCAGCATGAGTATTGA